The genomic window CCGCGGTGACGTGCAGCAGCGAGCAGATCTTGAACTCGGCCGGCAAGCCGTCGTCGGCCACGTCGATGCCGACGAGTATGCTCGTCCGCGTCAGCCAGGCCATCTCGGGATGGCGGACCTCGTAGGCCTGGCCGCTGGACATGACCAGCCGGAACGGCTTGAACGGACGCTGCGTCAGGAGTTCGCGGAAAGTCTGTACGGTCATGCCGCAATTGTATTTTCGAGGAGGGCTCGCGTCGAGGATCTGCCTGGCCGACGGGGGGAGACAGCCGGTGGCCCGTTGTGGGCGGCGGGGAGAAGCGGCAAGATCGGCCGATCGGACGACGGGACCGCAGGTCGCAGCGGCCGGCTCCGCCCGTCGCGTTGGAGGTCTTCGATGAAGCGCGATCGCCTGAGTCTCCGCGGCGTCTTCCCCGCTCGCGTCGCGGGATTCTCCCCACTGGCCGCGTTGCTGGCCCTCGCCGCGATGGCCGCGGCCGCGAGGGCCGATGGTCCGGCCCGCCGGCCCAACGTGCTGTTCTTCTACAGCGACGACCAGCGGGCCGACACGGTCGCGGCGCTCGGGAACCCGCACATCCGGACGCCCACGCTGGACTCGCTGGCGAGGGGCGGCGTGGCGCTCACGCGCGTCTATTGCAACGGCTCGCTCAAGGGGGGCGCGGTGTGCATCCCGTCGCGGGCGATGCTCATGACCGGCCGCAGCCTCTTCCGCGTGGACGAGGAGATGAAGGGGCAGGATACCTGGCCCGCCGCGTTCGCCGCCTCCGGGTATGACACGTTTGCCACCGGCAAGTGGCACAACGGCAAGGAGTCGCTGCGCAAGACCTTCAAGGAGGCGGAGGCCGTCTTCTTCGGCGGCATGGGAGACCCCTACGCGCTGCCGCTGGTGGACCTCGGGCCCGGGGGCACCCTCGTCAACGAGCGGGTCAGCGTCGAGCACTCGGTCAAGCTCTTCGCCGACGCCGCGTCGCGGTTCCTCGAGGCCCACGGGGGCAAGAACTCGCCGCCCTTCCTCTGCTACGTCGCCTTCAACTTCCCCCACGACCCCCGCACGGCGCCGGCCGAGTACCGCGCGCGGTACCGCGACGACGCGATGCCCCTGCCCGCCAACTACCTGCCCGAGCATCCGTTCGACAACGGCGAGCTTTCCAACCGCGACGAGAAGCTCGCCCCCTGGCCGCGCACGCCGGAGGTCGTCCGCAGGCACCTGGCGGATTACTACGCGTCGATTGAGTATCTGGACGCCCAGGTCGGCCGGATCCTCCGGGCGCTCGAGGACTCCGGGCACGGCGCCGACACCCTCGTCGTCTTCGCGAGCGACCACGGCCTGGCGATCGGCAGCCACGGGCTGTTCGGCAAGCAGAACCTGTACGAGCACTCGATGCGGTCGCCCGTCCTCATCAAGGGGCCGGGCATCCCGGCCGGGCGCAAGATCGACGCCCTCGCGTACCTGTTCGACCTCTTCCCGACGCTCGGCGACCTGGCGGGCGTCCCCGGCCCCGCCGGCAGCGAGGGCCTGAGCCTCGCCCCGGCCCTCCGCGGCGAGATGCCGTCGCGTCGCGAGGATATCCTCACGGCGTATCGCCAGGTCCAGCGCGCGATCCGCGACGACCGCTGGAAGCTGATCGTCTATCCTCGGATCAACAGGTCCCAGCTCTTCGACCTGGCCTCCGACCCCGCCGAGCTCCGCGACCTGTCCACCGACCCGGCCCACGCCGCCGACCTCGCCCGCATGACCGCCCTGCTCCGCGCCCGCCGGGCCTCGGCGGGCGAGAGGGACTAACCACAGAGGCACAGAGGGCACGGAGAAGACCGGGAAGAGGAGGGAGGACGGGGAAGGAATGTAGAGTGAGGCACCGTGTTCTCAGACATGAATATGAAAGTGTGCGTTAATTAAATGGGTGTGCATTTGAGGAATGATGCGTTGTTGGGGGCGGGCCACGCCCCGGCGGCATCCTGGCATTGACGGGAGCCGCCGGCGGGGTATCGCCCGCCCAGAGCCTTCCCGGTGTCCTCTACTCTTCCCCTCTTCTCCGTGCCCTCTGTGCCTCCGTGGTTAGTCCGTCCGTATGGATTCAATGATCCGGGCGGCGGCCTCGTCGATGTCGGCGTCGGTGGTCGCGGCGCCCAGGCTGAAGCGGACGGAGGAGCGCAGGCGGTCCTCGGGGACGCGCATGGCGAGGAGGGTCGGGGAGGGCCGGCTCGCGCCGCTGGAGCAGGCGGAGCCGAGGGAGGCGGCGATGCCGGCCAGGTCCAGCTTCATCAGGAGGGCGTCGCCGTCGAGGCCGACGAAGCCGAGGTTGAGGGTCTGCGGCAGGCGGCGGGCGTCGTCGCCGGGCCCGTTGCGGACCACACGGCCCGGGCCCAGGGCCGAGATCAGGGTCGATTCGAGCCGATCCCGGAGGGACGCCCAGCGCGCGGAACGGGCCGCCGCCTGGGCGTGCCAGAGCTCCAGGGCCTTCGCGAGGCCGACGGCCAGGGGGACGGCCACGGTCCCCGGCCGGCGCCCCTGCTGCTGGCCGCCGCCGAGCAGCCAGGACCGGAGCCGCACGCCTCGCTTCACCAGCAGGAGGCCCACGCCCACCGGGCCGTGGAACTTGTGGGCGCTCGCCGCCAGCGAGGAGACGCCGAGGGCGTGGAAGTGCACGGGGATGCGGCCCACCGCCTGGACGGCGTCGGTGTGCACGGGGATCCCCCGCGGGATCGCCAGGCCGGCGAGCTCCTGCACCGGCTGGATGGCGCCGGTCTCGTTGTTGGCCAGCATCAGGGTCGCCAGCCGCGTCCGGCCTCCGAAGCACTCCGCCATGCGGCGGGCGTCCGCCAGGCCCTCGGCGTCCACCTCGGGACGATCGACGTCGAAGCCGTCGGCCTGCAGGTGCGCCACGGGCTCGGCGACGGCCGGGTGCTCGATCGGGCTGGAGACGACGTGCCCGGGCCCCAGCTCCGCGCGGGCCAGCCCGAAGATCGCCAGGTTGTTCGCCTCCGTCCCGCCCGACGTGAAGATCACCTCGGAGGGATCCGCCCCGAGGATGCGGGCGACGGATTCCCTCGCGTCCTCCCACGCCCGCCGGGCCCGACGCCCGGCCGCGTGCCGGCTCTCCGCATTCCCCCCGGCGAGGAAATGCGGGCGCATCGCCTCCAGGACCTCGGGATCCATGGGCGTCGTGGCGTTGTGGTCCAGGTAGATCATGTCGGCGTCGTCGTTCGCGAGGGGGAGGGGCGGCCTCGGCCCGATCTCCCCTCAGCTTACCCCAGGCACCGCATGGTCAACAGCAGGCCGATGACGAACACGGGGACGCCGACGATGAAGAACGGGCTGATGCAGAGGGCCATGCCGACGACCATCATCCCGAAGCCGACGGCGATCCCCGTCAGGCGGCCCACGAGGTTGATGACCAGGAGGACCAGGCGGATGGGGAGGGTCACCACGAACCAGGCCAGGCGAAAAAGGCCGGCGACCAGGCCCCAGGCCAGCCGCCCCGGCCCCCGCCCGGCCCGGACCCTCGCCGCGGGCGCATAGGCCGGATAGCTCAGGGCTTCGGGAAAACCGGCCGGCGGCCGCTTGGCGAATCGCGCGGCCTTCGGCGGTGCGTACTGGGCTTGCTTCATGAACGGGTCTGGGTTAAGAAGACTGAGCGACATTCCGGGCCGAGGGCGGGGGATTCGGGAGGGGCCAGTAAGGTCTTCGTCGCATCCCCCGGCGGGCTTGACGAGTTCCGGGCCAATTGCCGGCCGGCCCCCAACGAAATCCCCGGGCGATCCCGCCATGGGTATTCGCCCGCCGGCCGGATCTCTTGGGACCTCCTGGATTATTTCGATCTCCGTTGGTTTGGCAAGGCTGACGGCCGGGACGGATTCCCGGGCCGCGGGCCTCCCGACCGCCTGGGCCCTCCCCGGAAGAGCGGGGGAATGATTGGGGTGCCCAGGGGCCGGGACAGGGCAAGGAGGCCGCGACCGTGCGACAGGTCCTGCTCGTCGTCTTGATCGTGGGCGCCGCGTTCGCCGGCGGTGCCCTCGTCAACGGGCCGGCACTCCAGTGGGCCCAGGCCCGGCTCCTGGACTACATGGGGCTGAGGGACGGCGGCGAAATCCCGTCGGTCGATTCGCCCGCCGGCGCGGCAGCCGGGCCTCAATCCTCGGCAGCGGCCGCCCCGGCCGGCAAGGGCTCCGCCGCCAAACCGGAAGCCGCCAAGCCCCCCGGGCCGGTGCCTCCTCCCGCGCCGTCCACGTCCCCGGCGAGCCCGCCGCCCACTCCGACCACGCCGCCGCAGCCCGCGGCCACGCCGCCCGCCGAAGGCCCGGCGCCGGCCGGCCCCGGCACGCCCGTGAAGAAGGTCCCCCGGAGCACCGGGGAGAAGCCCGGGACTCCCGCGGCCTCCCCCGCCCCTTCCGGAGGCCGCGGCGACGAGGCGAGCGGGCCGCCGCCCGCGCCCCTCGACCCGTCCATCGGCCCGGCCCTCCTGGCCGCCATCTCCCCCCCGCCGGAGCCCGGCACGACGGCCCGGGCCGACGCCCCGGCGGACTCGATCCCCCTCGAAATCGCCCCGTCGACCTCGATGGACCCGAGGCCCGCTACCCATCCCTCGTCCCCTGCGACGCCCCGTGATGACATGCGAGCTGGTGCTGCAAATTTGGGCGGCCCGCAAGAAGGTTGGGCGGCGATCCGACAGAAGCTCCGGGATTTGGGGGTGTCGCGATACACGATCGAGGGGACCCCCGGGGGGCGGGTGAACTTCTCCTGCCTGATCCCGCTGGCCGGCCGGCAGGCGGTCTCGCAGCGATTCGAGGCGGAGGGCGACGATGAGTTCCAGGCCGCGCAGGCGACGATCCGCCGGATCACCCTCTGGCGGGCGTCGCGGCGGGGGGCCGACTCGCCCTGATCGGGCCGGGCCGCGGCCCGATCCTCGGGAGCGGCGAGGCGGCCCCGTCGCCCGGATGTCAGCATGCGAAAGGAGGTTATTGTCGCAAGGGGATCCCCCTATAATGAACTGATCGTGCCGGCGAGGCGGACTGCCCCCCTCGGCCCGGCCTCGCGGCAGCCTCGCTGGGTCGCGAGCCCTCGTCATCTCCTTCGATCGTCGGGAAGGGCCCGGTAATGGCCAAGATGTCGCCCTTGAGGCTGCTGCTGATCGTCACGGGGAGCACCCTGCGCGCCGAGGAGATGGACCGGCCGCTGGGCTACTACCTGAAGCGGCGGCTGGAAGAGGCGATGGCGTCGGGTGTCACGCCGGCGGCCGCCGCGGCCGGGCCGCGGCCCGGCGGGGGCCGTGTGCTGGACCTGTCGGACTACCAGGTTCGCGTGGTGGCCGACTTCCGGTGGATCCACGACGAGTTCCTGCAGGGCCTGCCGACGATCTCCCTGGGCGGGCCCGGGGTCAACGCGCTGTCGCATCGCTGGCTGGAGGAGGTGCCGATCTCGCTGGCGTACAACGAGCGCTACTTCATCCAGATGGACCCGGACCTGACCGAGCCCCGGGCCAGCATCTGGGGGATGGACAACCCGGCGACGCAGATCGCCGTCTCCGTGTTCCTGGACCGGTTCCTGGAGCGGTTCCTGGAGCGCTGCGCCTCCGTCCCCGCGACGTCCTTCGACGCCGACGACGAGGGGGAGGGCGACGCCGACATCGAGCTCGACGAGGATGACGAGTGACGCGGGGCGATGCCCCGGCCTTCGCGGCGTGCTCATCCGGCATCCTCGGCGGCCGCCGCCGGGCGGTATGGCCCGGCAATTGCACCAGGGAGAGACGTCCCCCGGCTGATCCCCCTTCGACCGCCCGGCCCCGCCCGGGCGGAGGGCGCCACGCGGCGAATCCTGGACTCGCCGCCCCTCACCCGACGCCCGCGGGGGGAAGCCGCGTCGTAGATTTGGAGTAGCCGGCGGGCCAGGAGAGCCCCGCCCCGACCCCTCGCCCGGGTCGCCGCCCCACCGCGCACCCGCGCCGGCGGGGGCACACGTCAACGCGCCGTCACGGACGACACCGAACCAGTGCCTACGGATAGGGACGGGTGGCCATGACTGACACGCGCCGATATGCCATTGTGTGCCTCTGCCTCGCGGCCCTGGCGATCCCCCCGGCGCCGGGGCCCGGCCGACGGGCCATGGGGATGGGGATGGGACGGCCGGCCGGCGACGACCCGCCCGCGGGCCCCGCACCGGCGACGGCGGCCGAGGGCGACGACGACGACGTGGCCGGCGACGGCTTCGGCCGCGTCCCGCTCCTCGAGCTCGTCCGCCGCAAGGTCGCGCAGGACCAGGGGGCGTGGGTGATCCAGTACGAGCTCCGCTACACCGGCGAGTCGGCCGCGGTGCGGACCCCCGCGGAGACGAAGGTCGCCGTCGAGGGGTGGGTCTCGAACTCGCGGGTCTGCGGCCACGCCACGCCGAGGCTGTCGAGGGTCGTGGCCGGGGGCACGGCGGCGGGCTCGGCCGCCTCCGACGTGATCGCCTCGGCCGACGAATCCCGCCGCTGCCGCGAGCGCGTGACGCTCACCGCCTGGGCCGACGACGGCACCCCGCCGGAGCCGGACGCGCCCGCGGTGCTGAGCCTCAATCCCGGCACCCGCATCCACGTCAAGGTCCGCCTCGAGCATCAGCACGTGATCTACGGCGAATACGACCCGCTGCTCGGGGTGCGGTCGGTGGACCTGTCGATCGGCGGGGCGATCCTCCGCGACGAGGTCCCGCTGGACCGCGAGCACCACCTGGCGATGCCCCGGGCCGCCTGGCCGGAGCCGCCGGCGGACCGCCGCGACCCCCGGCACTACGTCTCGGCGCCGGACAGCCTGCACCTGGAGGCCCACGTCCCGGGGCACAAGTACTACCGCCTCCCCGATCGCCCGGTGCGCTACGGCACCAAGATGCGGCTCCGCTTCTGGTACCTGATCGCGGCGGGGACCGAGGGGGAGTGCCGCGTCCGC from Aquisphaera giovannonii includes these protein-coding regions:
- a CDS encoding sulfatase-like hydrolase/transferase, whose translation is MKRDRLSLRGVFPARVAGFSPLAALLALAAMAAAARADGPARRPNVLFFYSDDQRADTVAALGNPHIRTPTLDSLARGGVALTRVYCNGSLKGGAVCIPSRAMLMTGRSLFRVDEEMKGQDTWPAAFAASGYDTFATGKWHNGKESLRKTFKEAEAVFFGGMGDPYALPLVDLGPGGTLVNERVSVEHSVKLFADAASRFLEAHGGKNSPPFLCYVAFNFPHDPRTAPAEYRARYRDDAMPLPANYLPEHPFDNGELSNRDEKLAPWPRTPEVVRRHLADYYASIEYLDAQVGRILRALEDSGHGADTLVVFASDHGLAIGSHGLFGKQNLYEHSMRSPVLIKGPGIPAGRKIDALAYLFDLFPTLGDLAGVPGPAGSEGLSLAPALRGEMPSRREDILTAYRQVQRAIRDDRWKLIVYPRINRSQLFDLASDPAELRDLSTDPAHAADLARMTALLRARRASAGERD
- a CDS encoding cysteine desulfurase family protein, which translates into the protein MIYLDHNATTPMDPEVLEAMRPHFLAGGNAESRHAAGRRARRAWEDARESVARILGADPSEVIFTSGGTEANNLAIFGLARAELGPGHVVSSPIEHPAVAEPVAHLQADGFDVDRPEVDAEGLADARRMAECFGGRTRLATLMLANNETGAIQPVQELAGLAIPRGIPVHTDAVQAVGRIPVHFHALGVSSLAASAHKFHGPVGVGLLLVKRGVRLRSWLLGGGQQQGRRPGTVAVPLAVGLAKALELWHAQAAARSARWASLRDRLESTLISALGPGRVVRNGPGDDARRLPQTLNLGFVGLDGDALLMKLDLAGIAASLGSACSSGASRPSPTLLAMRVPEDRLRSSVRFSLGAATTDADIDEAAARIIESIRTD